In the genome of Bacillus sp. S3, one region contains:
- the yutH gene encoding spore coat putative kinase YutH, with product MLQKMLENQYGITVEEYVKLDAYDALRGNGWLYLISNPAGKEEADISELEKIAEHLRNYGDQNVPIFLPSKEGQLITTWEQNKYCVLASRQIEEGRKIKLGRKLAKFHERGRRVPFQIERSSRIGEWKSLWEKRLEQMERVWNGLLFQTPEDEFERMFIDSFPYYLGLTENAIQYLVDSELDDEPAETDSGTVCHERFTNKTWGPHNQYMIKNPFDWVFDHRSRDLAEWTRERYFRNIQTYDMELRQFFEEYQSVAPLSSFSWRLLYSRLVFPLHYFDCIESYYITRSEQEKKVLEERLGKILRQSSEYERFLAGFFQISGAPIKRLNLPQLEWLFQ from the coding sequence ATGCTTCAGAAAATGCTTGAAAACCAATATGGAATTACTGTGGAGGAATACGTAAAATTAGATGCCTATGATGCACTGAGAGGGAATGGCTGGCTCTATTTAATTTCGAATCCGGCTGGCAAGGAAGAAGCAGATATTTCCGAACTAGAAAAGATTGCTGAGCATTTACGGAATTATGGAGATCAAAACGTGCCTATTTTTTTACCGTCGAAGGAAGGCCAGTTAATTACAACATGGGAACAAAATAAATATTGTGTATTAGCAAGCCGGCAAATCGAAGAGGGCCGAAAAATAAAATTGGGCCGGAAACTGGCTAAATTCCATGAACGCGGCCGGAGGGTTCCTTTTCAAATCGAAAGGTCAAGCCGGATTGGGGAATGGAAGTCCTTGTGGGAAAAGCGTCTTGAGCAAATGGAAAGGGTGTGGAATGGTCTATTGTTTCAAACACCGGAAGATGAATTTGAACGCATGTTTATCGACTCTTTCCCATATTATCTTGGATTAACAGAGAATGCGATCCAATATTTAGTCGATTCTGAGCTTGATGATGAACCTGCTGAGACAGATAGCGGTACGGTTTGTCATGAGCGTTTTACCAATAAAACGTGGGGCCCTCATAATCAGTACATGATAAAAAATCCGTTTGACTGGGTATTTGACCATCGAAGCCGTGACTTAGCCGAGTGGACTAGGGAGCGCTATTTTCGCAATATCCAAACATATGATATGGAATTAAGACAGTTTTTTGAGGAATACCAAAGCGTTGCGCCGTTATCTTCCTTTTCTTGGCGCTTACTGTATTCCCGTTTAGTCTTTCCATTGCACTATTTCGATTGTATTGAAAGTTATTATATAACGCGTTCCGAACAGGAAAAGAAGGTATTAGAAGAGAGGCTTGGTAAAATATTGCGGCAATCAAGTGAGTATGAACGATTTTTAGCAGGTTTCTTCCAAATTTCAGGAGCGCCGATTAAACGGTTAAACCTGCCCCAGCTCGAATGGCTTTTTCAATAA
- a CDS encoding phosphatidylglycerophosphatase A, whose protein sequence is MADDKKLDLTEETARRWLKERGVEVQDMADLVFFLQEKYHENLKMEDCLANVERVLSKREVQNAIITGIQLDMLAEKGMLEEPLQSIIGTDESLYGVDEILAFSIVNVYGSIGFTNYGYIDKLKPGILAHLNDKSTGECHTFLDDIVGAIAAAASSRLAHRASRAEKE, encoded by the coding sequence ATGGCAGACGACAAAAAACTAGATCTAACCGAAGAAACCGCACGCAGATGGCTGAAAGAAAGAGGCGTAGAAGTACAGGACATGGCCGATTTAGTCTTCTTTTTACAGGAAAAATATCATGAAAATTTAAAGATGGAAGATTGCTTAGCTAACGTGGAACGAGTCCTTTCAAAACGTGAAGTACAAAATGCCATAATAACTGGAATCCAGCTTGATATGCTCGCCGAAAAAGGAATGCTCGAAGAACCATTGCAATCGATTATCGGAACTGATGAAAGCCTTTATGGCGTTGATGAGATCCTCGCCTTTTCGATTGTGAATGTTTACGGTTCCATCGGGTTTACCAATTATGGATACATTGATAAACTGAAGCCTGGAATTTTGGCACATTTAAATGATAAATCAACAGGTGAATGTCATACCTTTTTAGATGATATTGTCGGGGCAATCGCTGCTGCTGCTTCCAGCAGGCTGGCACATCGAGCATCCCGTGCAGAGAAGGAATAA
- a CDS encoding TIGR01457 family HAD-type hydrolase: MKKYKGYLIDLDGTMYKGTERIEAASRFVQQLREQKIPYLFVTNNSSRTPAQVAEKLLRFDIPADEKLVFTTSQATANYIVERKNDGSVYVIGEEGIRTAIEEKGLKFAGEDAEFVVVGIDRAISYEKLAVACLAVRNGAVFISTNGDIAIPTERGLLPGNGSLTSVISVSTQTKPIFIGKPESIIMEQALKVLGIAKEETLMVGDNYDTDIAAGMNAGMDTLLVHTGVTTKELLAGYGRKPTYAIDTLDQWEC, translated from the coding sequence ATGAAAAAATATAAAGGTTATTTGATTGACCTAGATGGAACGATGTACAAAGGAACAGAGCGGATTGAAGCCGCGTCACGTTTTGTCCAACAGCTGCGTGAGCAAAAAATCCCTTATTTATTCGTAACGAATAATTCTTCGCGAACACCGGCGCAGGTGGCCGAAAAACTGCTCAGATTTGACATACCGGCGGACGAAAAGCTTGTATTCACCACAAGTCAGGCGACGGCCAATTATATAGTTGAACGAAAGAATGATGGTTCAGTTTATGTCATTGGCGAGGAAGGAATCCGGACTGCGATTGAGGAAAAAGGACTGAAATTCGCCGGAGAAGACGCCGAGTTTGTTGTTGTAGGAATTGACCGTGCAATTAGCTATGAAAAGTTGGCGGTTGCCTGCTTAGCTGTCCGCAATGGTGCGGTATTTATTTCAACCAATGGGGATATTGCCATTCCAACGGAGAGGGGACTGCTTCCGGGCAATGGATCGCTGACATCCGTTATTTCGGTTTCTACACAGACAAAACCGATTTTCATCGGCAAGCCTGAATCAATTATTATGGAACAAGCACTAAAGGTACTAGGAATCGCGAAAGAAGAAACGCTGATGGTTGGCGATAACTATGATACTGATATTGCAGCAGGAATGAATGCCGGAATGGACACGCTCCTTGTCCATACAGGGGTAACCACGAAGGAATTGCTTGCAGGCTACGGCCGTAAGCCAACCTATGCTATTGATACTTTGGATCAATGGGAATGTTAA
- a CDS encoding DUF86 domain-containing protein, with translation MYFVDRERIEAFLQYLETKINLFHEQKDWSTPTEKTALERLCQMMLEAVLDVGNDMIDGFIMRDPGSYEDIIDILMDEKVITKETGEAFKSLIPYRKMLVQDYMDVDHRELQEQFAKYLPEFGRFSENVREYLTNELGPVSAFKN, from the coding sequence ATGTATTTTGTTGACAGAGAAAGAATTGAAGCATTCCTCCAATATTTAGAGACAAAAATTAATCTTTTTCACGAACAAAAGGATTGGTCAACACCGACTGAAAAGACCGCATTGGAGCGTTTATGTCAAATGATGCTTGAGGCAGTATTGGATGTGGGAAATGACATGATTGACGGCTTTATTATGCGGGACCCAGGCAGTTACGAGGACATTATCGATATTTTAATGGATGAAAAGGTTATCACTAAGGAAACGGGAGAAGCGTTTAAAAGCCTTATTCCATATCGGAAAATGCTTGTTCAGGATTACATGGACGTTGATCATCGTGAACTTCAGGAGCAGTTTGCTAAGTACCTTCCTGAATTCGGACGTTTTTCAGAGAATGTCCGTGAATACCTAACAAATGAATTAGGGCCTGTTTCGGCATTTAAAAATTGA
- a CDS encoding DUF3055 domain-containing protein: protein MTERFFLYDDTEDTKTRFVSFVGENQRFDLAIVQTNRHYGKSLVLDIQGNRFAIIGQDDLEEEGYLEFAFQLNEQDAEELRSFLTEII from the coding sequence ATGACTGAACGCTTTTTCTTATACGATGATACGGAAGATACAAAAACAAGATTTGTCAGTTTTGTTGGTGAAAACCAGCGCTTTGATTTAGCGATTGTTCAAACGAATCGCCATTATGGAAAGTCATTAGTTCTTGATATCCAGGGAAATCGGTTTGCCATTATCGGCCAGGACGATTTGGAGGAAGAGGGATACTTAGAATTTGCCTTTCAATTAAATGAGCAAGATGCGGAAGAACTGCGCAGTTTTTTAACTGAAATCATTTGA
- a CDS encoding cytosolic protein has product MGNKDSEKYTELSTVEQQQNFLTAQEFPEGSYGSSIRKDEPVQNKSTPWKEGQRKYSAFNYEFKSLHQDLPRQMEGAHPPHDDPDTDIQEPYSEA; this is encoded by the coding sequence ATGGGTAATAAGGACTCAGAAAAATATACAGAATTATCAACGGTTGAACAACAACAAAATTTCCTCACTGCCCAGGAGTTTCCAGAAGGCTCGTATGGTTCCTCCATTAGAAAAGACGAGCCAGTGCAAAATAAGAGTACACCTTGGAAAGAGGGACAGCGGAAATACAGTGCTTTTAATTATGAATTTAAATCACTGCATCAGGATTTACCGCGGCAGATGGAAGGTGCACATCCGCCACATGATGACCCGGATACAGATATACAAGAGCCTTATTCGGAGGCATAA
- a CDS encoding YutD family protein produces the protein MIVVNNTGYEILQEYRDAYNEEAFKARYSDILSRYDYIVGDWGYGQLRLKGFFDDQNQKATFDTKISTLSEYLYEYCNFGCAYFVLKKVKK, from the coding sequence ATGATTGTGGTTAACAATACCGGATATGAAATTCTGCAGGAATATCGTGACGCGTATAATGAGGAAGCATTTAAAGCAAGGTACAGTGATATTTTATCGAGGTACGATTATATTGTAGGCGATTGGGGCTATGGGCAGCTTCGCCTGAAGGGTTTCTTCGACGATCAAAACCAAAAGGCTACATTTGATACAAAAATAAGCACACTGAGTGAGTACCTTTATGAATACTGCAATTTCGGCTGTGCCTATTTTGTTTTGAAAAAGGTAAAAAAATGA
- a CDS encoding YhcN/YlaJ family sporulation lipoprotein — protein MKKFIIIAGLCTMTALTGCSKDTASNDIYEESGNTINVNNKRHELYNEEAGRGIRNVSDNYGFVRHQKSPVANDNMGNNHYTALDREQVANIISKQSTSIPNVNDVATLVTDQEVLIAYDTNSKDRNLTADQVKRSALSVVPRYYHVYVTDNKVLMRDVENLANTDSNSRNARNVVNGLIKQMKKSPQGHAVNSNEDANGMTQDDHMRNR, from the coding sequence TTGAAAAAATTTATCATAATCGCTGGATTATGTACGATGACCGCTTTAACAGGGTGCTCAAAGGATACTGCCAGCAACGATATATATGAGGAAAGCGGTAATACCATTAACGTAAATAACAAAAGACATGAACTATACAATGAAGAAGCCGGCCGGGGAATTCGTAATGTCAGCGACAATTATGGCTTTGTCCGCCACCAAAAAAGTCCGGTGGCGAATGATAATATGGGAAATAATCACTATACCGCACTTGATCGGGAGCAGGTTGCTAACATTATTAGCAAGCAAAGCACAAGTATTCCTAACGTAAATGATGTTGCAACACTTGTCACAGATCAGGAAGTGTTGATTGCCTATGATACCAATTCAAAGGACCGCAACTTAACCGCAGACCAAGTGAAGCGGTCTGCGTTATCGGTGGTACCTAGATATTATCATGTGTATGTCACCGACAATAAAGTCTTGATGCGTGATGTTGAAAATCTGGCTAATACCGATTCAAATAGCAGAAATGCCCGTAATGTGGTCAATGGGCTGATCAAGCAAATGAAAAAGTCTCCACAAGGTCATGCTGTAAATTCCAATGAAGATGCAAATGGTATGACCCAGGATGACCATATGCGCAATCGCTAA
- the lipA gene encoding lipoyl synthase — protein sequence MSQKEEVLRKPEWLKIKLNTNESYTGLKKMMREKNLHTVCEEARCPNIHECWAERRTATFMILGDTCTRACRFCAVKTGLPTELDWQEPERVADSVQLMNLKHVVVTAVARDDLKDGGAAVFAETVRAIRRKNPFTSIEVLPSDMGGKEENLQLLMDAKPDILNHNIETVKRLTPRVRARAKYDRSLEFLRRAKEMQPSIPTKSSLMIGLGETKEEILEVMDDLRANNVDIMTIGQYLQPTKSHLKVQKYYSPDEFNELQQIAMSKGFSHCQAGPLVRSSYHADEQVNAAAKHKQMLGETEVKKEA from the coding sequence TTGAGCCAAAAAGAAGAAGTTTTACGTAAGCCGGAATGGCTAAAAATAAAGTTAAACACGAATGAATCTTATACGGGTTTAAAAAAAATGATGCGCGAAAAAAATCTTCATACGGTTTGTGAAGAGGCCCGCTGCCCTAACATTCACGAATGCTGGGCGGAAAGACGGACGGCGACATTTATGATTCTGGGAGATACTTGTACGCGTGCCTGCCGCTTCTGTGCCGTCAAAACAGGGCTGCCAACAGAGCTTGATTGGCAGGAGCCGGAAAGAGTAGCTGACTCTGTTCAATTAATGAACTTGAAGCATGTGGTCGTGACGGCAGTAGCCCGCGATGATTTAAAGGATGGCGGGGCAGCCGTTTTTGCGGAAACAGTAAGGGCGATTCGCCGGAAAAATCCATTTACAAGTATAGAAGTTCTTCCTTCTGATATGGGAGGCAAGGAAGAAAATTTACAGCTGTTAATGGATGCGAAACCGGATATTTTGAATCATAACATTGAGACAGTTAAACGGTTAACACCAAGAGTAAGAGCTCGTGCTAAATATGACCGGTCGCTTGAATTTCTTCGCCGTGCCAAAGAAATGCAGCCAAGCATTCCCACAAAATCAAGCTTAATGATTGGTCTTGGGGAGACAAAAGAAGAAATCCTGGAAGTCATGGATGATTTAAGAGCAAACAACGTTGATATCATGACGATTGGGCAATACCTGCAGCCGACCAAGAGTCATTTAAAGGTGCAAAAATACTATAGCCCGGATGAGTTTAATGAATTACAGCAAATTGCGATGAGTAAAGGCTTTAGCCACTGTCAAGCAGGCCCGCTTGTCCGTTCATCCTATCATGCCGATGAACAAGTCAATGCTGCTGCCAAACACAAACAAATGCTTGGAGAAACAGAAGTAAAAAAAGAAGCGTAA
- a CDS encoding M23 family metallopeptidase — translation MLLTSPLSVRDAHAKEEPDPYQERMKLYKKMETVTQIPWYYLAAIDQYERSIRFARRDLPKPESTISIYFKPGQWAGLTNPNPSEENPAIIQFFNGIGVDGDGDGKASLKSDEDVLYAFANYLLSYGVDHENIKIGLWNYYHRDKTVSIIAGKAKIYRHFGRLDLDKQVFPVPLHSNHSYRSTWGDARGWGGRRMHEGTDIFAGYGVPVRATSYGIIEMKGWNKFGGWRIGIRDINNTYHYLAHLSGFAKDLRVGQIVEPGMVIGGVGSSGYGPPGTSGKFPPHLHYGMYKDNGITEWSFDPYPHLAKWKRLERMNMKRK, via the coding sequence ATGCTCTTAACTTCACCATTGTCTGTCAGGGATGCTCACGCAAAAGAAGAACCTGATCCCTATCAGGAAAGAATGAAGCTATATAAAAAGATGGAAACAGTTACTCAGATTCCTTGGTATTATTTAGCGGCCATTGATCAATATGAAAGAAGTATCCGTTTTGCACGTCGCGATTTGCCAAAGCCTGAAAGTACCATTTCGATATATTTCAAGCCGGGCCAATGGGCAGGCTTAACAAATCCAAACCCATCGGAAGAAAATCCGGCTATTATCCAATTTTTTAATGGAATAGGTGTCGATGGCGACGGGGATGGAAAAGCGAGCTTGAAGAGTGATGAGGATGTTTTATATGCGTTTGCCAACTATCTTCTTTCATATGGTGTAGATCATGAGAATATAAAAATCGGGTTATGGAATTACTATCATCGTGATAAAACGGTAAGTATTATTGCCGGTAAGGCGAAAATTTATCGGCATTTCGGCCGTCTTGATTTAGATAAACAAGTCTTCCCTGTGCCTCTTCACAGCAATCACAGTTATCGCAGTACATGGGGGGATGCACGCGGCTGGGGCGGAAGAAGGATGCATGAAGGAACGGACATTTTCGCTGGTTACGGGGTACCGGTCCGTGCGACAAGTTATGGAATTATTGAAATGAAGGGCTGGAACAAGTTCGGCGGCTGGAGAATCGGCATCCGCGATATCAATAACACCTATCATTACTTAGCCCACCTAAGTGGGTTTGCCAAAGATTTAAGGGTTGGTCAAATCGTTGAGCCCGGCATGGTCATCGGCGGTGTTGGCAGCTCCGGATACGGTCCGCCGGGGACTTCCGGGAAATTCCCGCCCCATTTACATTACGGAATGTATAAGGACAATGGGATAACGGAATGGTCATTTGACCCGTACCCGCATTTAGCAAAATGGAAACGCCTGGAGCGAATGAATATGAAACGGAAATAG
- the yunB gene encoding sporulation protein YunB — translation MAKFRRRRFFKRGPLPFRYVMLLTFVFFLFSTAASLMLVNKGIEPALMRYAESETRNIASLVINRAITKRTTNVGENNQVIKITESSDGKKQNAELNTDLINRVLAETTAQIQKNLKTAKKGDIALLESDVEIETENTGKEDGIVWYVPLGQATNISLLGNIGPKIPVKFHAIGEVEPDVHIEPKQMGINSVWIQVSVEIEVSVQIITPFATKITKLKQSIPVGGRLVEGEVPQFYNSGGGITPSIQLPEKKTDTKKSGN, via the coding sequence TTGGCAAAGTTCCGACGGCGGCGATTTTTCAAGCGTGGGCCGCTGCCATTCCGATATGTGATGCTGCTGACTTTCGTCTTTTTCCTATTCTCTACTGCTGCCAGTTTGATGCTGGTAAACAAGGGAATTGAGCCGGCCTTAATGAGATATGCGGAATCAGAAACCCGTAATATTGCATCCCTTGTCATTAATAGAGCCATAACGAAACGTACTACCAATGTGGGGGAAAATAATCAGGTTATTAAAATTACGGAAAGCAGTGATGGAAAAAAGCAAAACGCCGAATTGAATACTGATTTGATCAATCGGGTGTTAGCAGAAACCACTGCCCAAATTCAAAAGAATTTAAAAACAGCCAAGAAGGGGGATATTGCCTTATTAGAGTCAGATGTGGAAATTGAAACAGAAAACACCGGTAAAGAAGATGGAATTGTTTGGTATGTGCCATTAGGCCAGGCAACCAATATTTCATTATTAGGGAATATTGGACCTAAAATTCCGGTTAAATTCCATGCGATTGGTGAAGTGGAGCCGGATGTTCATATTGAACCAAAACAAATGGGAATCAATAGTGTCTGGATCCAGGTCTCTGTTGAAATCGAAGTATCTGTCCAAATTATCACTCCATTTGCAACAAAAATTACCAAGTTAAAACAAAGCATTCCGGTTGGGGGAAGGTTGGTAGAAGGAGAAGTTCCGCAATTTTATAACAGCGGCGGCGGTATCACACCATCCATTCAGTTACCGGAAAAGAAAACAGATACGAAAAAATCAGGAAATTAA
- a CDS encoding YunC family protein — MIELSPIEINGHTFVAVTVILPKTTLLTVSNDKGYIMCGALDVGLLNKKLKDRKIIAGRAVGVRTIDQLLNAPLESVTVEAEELGIHQGMIGKDALLKMV; from the coding sequence TTGATTGAGCTTTCACCAATTGAAATTAACGGCCATACTTTCGTGGCTGTGACAGTTATACTACCAAAAACCACCCTTTTAACGGTGTCAAATGATAAAGGCTATATTATGTGCGGTGCTTTAGATGTTGGCCTATTAAATAAAAAATTAAAGGATCGCAAAATCATTGCCGGCCGGGCTGTCGGCGTTCGAACGATTGATCAGCTCCTAAATGCCCCTTTAGAGTCAGTAACTGTAGAGGCAGAAGAATTAGGGATTCATCAGGGGATGATCGGAAAAGACGCCTTGCTAAAAATGGTTTAA
- a CDS encoding bifunctional metallophosphatase/5'-nucleotidase — translation METIHLYHTNDFHSHLEHWPRIQQFLLQKKQLHQQQGEDVFLFDIGDFIDRWHPYTEATKGKGNIPLLNECQFTAAAIGNNEGVNLPFDDLDQLYSDAEFDVLAANFYYQNGSYPQWVKPYKIYQTQKGTRLGVIGLTAPFTHLYDLLGWRLTDPISELKKWLEPLEKESDFIILLSHLGIHDDERIAAAFPEIDVILGAHTHHFFEKGELVGSTLLGAAGKYGFYVGKMTIHLNEQKAVTRKEALLYDFNDLPIVPNEQEQIIAFLNKGKDLLSHKVTTLSEPLLHHPFQETNFSRLLSKTLREWCQADCAMINAGLLLGTLSEEVTTYDLLEVCPHPINPCVVKLTGKELLEILSQTMDESLHHRQIKGLGFRGTVLGIFVYDGICFEKNKIFIQGSELKLDSNYTLALPDMFTFGHFFTEVLPQKQKNYFLPEFLRDLLKWKLEMPT, via the coding sequence ATGGAAACCATACATCTATACCATACAAATGATTTTCACAGTCACTTAGAACATTGGCCGCGAATACAGCAGTTTCTTTTGCAGAAAAAACAATTACATCAGCAGCAAGGTGAGGACGTCTTTCTCTTTGATATCGGCGATTTCATTGACCGCTGGCATCCGTATACGGAAGCAACGAAAGGGAAAGGGAATATCCCCCTGTTAAATGAGTGCCAGTTTACCGCGGCTGCGATAGGGAATAACGAAGGAGTAAACCTTCCTTTTGACGATTTAGATCAGCTTTACAGCGATGCTGAGTTCGATGTTCTTGCTGCAAACTTTTATTACCAAAATGGCAGTTATCCGCAATGGGTAAAACCCTATAAGATCTATCAAACACAAAAGGGAACTCGACTGGGCGTAATCGGTCTTACCGCACCCTTTACACATCTATATGATTTGCTTGGGTGGAGGCTGACAGATCCAATCTCCGAGCTTAAAAAATGGCTTGAACCCCTAGAGAAAGAATCGGACTTCATTATCCTGCTGTCCCATCTCGGCATCCATGATGATGAACGGATTGCAGCAGCATTCCCGGAAATCGATGTTATCTTAGGAGCTCACACCCATCACTTTTTTGAAAAAGGAGAGCTTGTCGGGTCTACACTTCTTGGTGCTGCAGGAAAGTACGGTTTTTATGTTGGCAAGATGACAATTCACCTTAATGAACAAAAGGCTGTCACTCGTAAGGAGGCACTTCTATATGACTTTAACGATCTTCCAATTGTTCCAAATGAACAGGAACAAATTATTGCTTTTTTAAACAAAGGGAAGGATCTGTTAAGCCATAAGGTCACAACTCTCAGCGAGCCATTGTTGCACCATCCATTTCAGGAAACCAATTTTTCACGTTTGTTATCGAAGACATTAAGAGAATGGTGCCAGGCTGACTGTGCGATGATTAATGCGGGGCTTCTTTTAGGCACATTATCTGAAGAGGTGACAACATACGATTTGCTCGAGGTTTGCCCACACCCGATCAATCCGTGTGTAGTCAAATTGACGGGAAAAGAATTATTGGAGATCCTATCTCAAACCATGGACGAGAGCTTACATCACAGGCAAATAAAAGGCCTCGGTTTTAGAGGGACCGTTTTAGGAATATTTGTTTATGATGGAATTTGCTTTGAGAAAAATAAAATTTTCATTCAGGGCAGCGAATTAAAGCTGGACAGCAACTATACATTAGCTCTCCCCGATATGTTTACTTTTGGCCATTTTTTCACAGAAGTACTGCCGCAGAAGCAGAAGAACTATTTTCTGCCGGAATTTTTGCGTGATTTATTGAAATGGAAGCTTGAGATGCCAACCTAG
- a CDS encoding sulfite exporter TauE/SafE family protein, translating to MEWIILVLVGLVASSLGSLIGMGGGIIVVPALLYLATLSTFSHLTPQVVVGTSLFTMIFTGLSSTLAYMKLKTVDYKSGLIFLIGSGPGSILGAWVTEKLELHSFNIYFGLFILFVSIVMVAKDKLKPLPYQKDKGIVRSFTDNSGKTFDYGFSPILAVVISFIVGFLSGIFGIGGGSLMVPTMILLFFFPPHVATATSMFMILPTSILSSITHITLGNVDWLYALALIPGAWIGAKVGVLLNSKLKSKTIVLIIRIILVVVAVRLIYQGITG from the coding sequence ATGGAATGGATTATTTTAGTTTTAGTAGGGCTGGTTGCGAGCTCACTAGGCTCGCTGATTGGCATGGGGGGAGGCATCATTGTTGTCCCTGCTTTGCTGTACTTAGCAACCTTGTCAACATTCAGCCACCTGACACCGCAGGTAGTAGTCGGGACATCTCTTTTTACGATGATTTTTACCGGGCTATCCTCTACGTTAGCCTATATGAAACTTAAAACGGTTGATTATAAAAGCGGATTAATATTTCTGATTGGCAGTGGGCCGGGGAGCATCCTTGGTGCATGGGTAACAGAAAAATTAGAGTTGCACTCTTTCAATATTTATTTCGGACTATTTATTCTGTTTGTCTCGATTGTAATGGTCGCTAAGGATAAATTAAAGCCTCTGCCGTATCAGAAAGATAAGGGAATTGTCCGGAGCTTTACCGACAATAGCGGGAAAACCTTTGACTATGGTTTTAGTCCGATTCTAGCCGTCGTCATTTCCTTCATTGTCGGCTTTTTATCAGGGATTTTCGGGATTGGCGGCGGCTCGCTGATGGTGCCAACGATGATCTTGCTATTTTTCTTTCCGCCGCACGTGGCAACGGCGACATCGATGTTTATGATTTTACCAACATCGATCTTGAGTTCCATCACCCATATCACCCTGGGGAATGTGGATTGGCTTTATGCATTGGCACTGATACCGGGGGCATGGATTGGCGCGAAGGTTGGCGTGCTTTTAAATTCCAAATTAAAGAGTAAAACCATTGTTCTGATTATCAGAATTATCCTTGTGGTGGTAGCCGTTCGCTTAATTTATCAAGGGATTACAGGGTAA
- a CDS encoding DUF72 domain-containing protein: protein MIYIGVTGWGDHDSLYPSHTPSRDKLKEYAGHFPTVEVDTAFYAIQPKRNAEKWVSETPESFQFIVKAYQGMTGHQRGEIPFESKQAMFSAFKESLEPYIQQNKLAMVLFQFPPWFACKRENVDYLRWCKHEMEDIPCALEFRHQSWFAPQYRRQTLDFMKAEKWIHSICDEPQSGEGSVPTVLETTSASQVLVRFHGRNVHGWQKRNAENWREVRYLYRYNHQELEEWAKRVQCLAQQTTNIYLLFNNNSGGDAADNAKEMMKLLHIEYEGLAPRQLDLFN, encoded by the coding sequence TTGATCTATATTGGTGTAACGGGTTGGGGAGACCACGACAGCTTATACCCCAGTCACACGCCCTCACGTGATAAACTTAAGGAATACGCAGGTCATTTTCCGACCGTTGAAGTCGATACCGCTTTCTACGCCATTCAGCCAAAAAGAAATGCTGAAAAGTGGGTCAGTGAAACGCCAGAGAGCTTCCAGTTTATCGTAAAAGCCTATCAAGGGATGACAGGTCACCAACGTGGCGAAATCCCATTTGAAAGCAAACAAGCGATGTTCAGCGCCTTTAAAGAGTCATTGGAACCATACATACAACAAAATAAATTAGCCATGGTCCTGTTTCAATTTCCGCCGTGGTTTGCCTGCAAACGAGAAAATGTAGATTATTTAAGATGGTGTAAACATGAAATGGAGGATATACCCTGTGCATTGGAATTTAGGCATCAATCCTGGTTTGCACCTCAATATCGCCGCCAAACTCTTGATTTTATGAAGGCAGAGAAATGGATTCACAGCATTTGTGATGAACCTCAATCCGGGGAAGGGTCTGTCCCAACAGTACTGGAGACGACTAGTGCTAGTCAGGTACTTGTTAGATTTCACGGCCGCAATGTTCATGGCTGGCAAAAGCGAAACGCCGAAAACTGGCGCGAGGTCCGCTATCTTTATCGCTATAATCATCAAGAGCTGGAAGAGTGGGCCAAACGCGTCCAATGTTTAGCGCAACAAACCACTAACATCTATCTCCTGTTTAACAACAACTCCGGCGGCGACGCGGCGGACAATGCCAAAGAAATGATGAAACTTTTACATATTGAATATGAAGGGCTCGCTCCAAGGCAGCTGGATTTATTTAATTAG